A window of Methanobacterium formicicum genomic DNA:
GGTTGGGTCCCAAAAAAATAAAACTCCTGTACCATGAATTGGGAATAACCAACCTAGATGACCTGGAAAGAGAGGGTAAACGTCATCATATTCGTAGACTGAAGGGTATGGGTGCTAAAACCGAGGCTAAAATTTTACAGAACCTGGAATTTGCCCGGAAAAGTACCGGTAGACAGTTACTGGGGGAGGTCATGCCTCTGGCCCGCAAGATCAAAGAGAAGGTGGGTGCCCTGGAGGCGGTGGAAGAGGTAAAGATCGCTGGTTCCATACGCCGCTGCCAGGAAACAGTGGGAGATATTGATGTACTCACGGTAACCAATCATCCCGATGAGGTAATGGACTTCTTCACCCAGATGGATATAGTTGACGAGGTAGTGGTAAAGGGACACTCCAAATCAACAGTCCGACTCTTCAATGGAATGGATGCGGATATAAGGGTCTTCAAGACCGATGAATTCGGTTCAGCCTTGGTGTACTTTACTGGCTCCCGGGAATTCAACATCAGTCTGCGGAAAATCGCCATTTCCATGGATATGAAGCTAAACGAGTACGGTGTATTCCATCAGGAGGAAAGAGTGGCCGGGGCAACTGAGGAAGATGTTCTTAAGGCCCTGGGCCTGGATTACATTCCACCCGAACTCCGGGAAAACACCGGGGAGATCGAAGCATCCCTTGAGGGAAAACTCCCCCAACTGGTCGATTATTCTGATATAAATGGTGACCTGCACGTGCACACCAACTGGAGTGATGGAAAATCAAGTATCATGGAAATGGCTACCGGGGCTGCCGGAAGGGGTTACGAGTACCTGGCTATCACCGACCACACCACCCTCCCCGTGGCCCGTGGATTGAATGAAAAGAGATTGAGACAACAAATGGATAAAATTGACCAGGTAAACTCCCAGCTAGATGATATCGTTCTGTTGAATGGTGCGGAGGTAAACCTAGATTCTGTGGGGAACCTGGACATGCCCCAAAATTTACTGGAGGGACTGGACCTGGTTGTGGCTTCGGTACACTACGATCTCCACCAGGACCCGGAAAAAATGAACGAAAGAATTGGGCAGGCCCTGGAAAATGAACAGGTCGATATGCTGGCCCACCCCACCGGCCGTAAGATCAAAGAAAGACAACCCTCACCCTTAAATATTGAAAAATTATTGGAGAAAGCCAGTGATACTGGAACCATTCTGGAAGTGAACTCCCAGCCCAAAAGGCTGGATTTGAAGGATATGCACATTAAAATGGCCGTTGAATATGGCTGCCAGCTGGCCATAAACAGTGACAGTCACCATGTTGATAGTTTAGGTTTCCTGGAACTGGGTGTGGCCACTGCCCGCCGGGGGTGGGCTCAGAAAAAGGATATAGTAAACACCCTTCCCCGCAAGAAGTTGTGGAAAAAATTAGGGTTGAGTTAAAGACGTAATGTATATGGATAGAGTTCAATCTAATAAACTTATTTTCTTAATTGAATACAGATTAAATTTCTTTATTGATAAAGAATTAAACTCCATCCTTGGTTTAATCTTCCTGATCTGCGCACTGGTGGAGTAAGGAGAGTATCCGGGCCAGAGTTACCACATCCTCCCGATTGTGTTCAATTATAGGTACCAGTGGTCCGATATTTCCGGTTTCACGGTAGGTGAGGTAAAACTCAGGCACGTGACTGCTGGGGACATCATCCTCTCTTTCCACACCGAACAGGTATTTTTCTAAAGTTTGCAGCCGGCAGTTGGGAAGCTGGTTGCTCCACTGCCTCCGGGAGTAATAGAGGAGGTCCAGGTGCTGCGAATTCAGGGGTTTTTCCATATGATGGAAGCGCATCCTGCTTTTAATGAATGGAACATCAAAACTACGGCCATTGAAGGTCACATAAACATTATCCTTTTCCTGATGGGAGAGAAAACCTTCCAGTGCTGCCTTTTCCTCCTTCAAATCCCTTAAAAGGTATTGTTTCATGGTTAAACCATCACCATCCCCCTCGGCAACCCCGATAAGGATCAGGGGCACATCTGAAAGTCCCAGGGTTTCTATATCCATGAAAAGCATGTTCTCGGCACCGGAGAGTGATGATAGGAGAAGGTTCAAGGGATGGGAGGCAGAATAACGGGTGGATATCCAGTCAGTCAGTGCACAAACATCCCTGCTTTCCAGTTTCTCCAGGAGTTCACAGGCCGGGGCACCGTAGGAGGGGTGTTCTTTCAAGTCATCCAGGGAATTGTAACCATTTTCTTTAAGTTTCCTTTCTTTTGCCTCACCAATCCCTTTAATCAGTTTAAGGTCACTGGCCATGCATTCATTAACTTTCTTTTCAGTTAATGTTTCAATTTCTAACTTTTCATGGTTGGTGAAACAGTAACATGAGCCACGGCTGGTCTCTAACTCTTCACCGTACTTCATATCTTCCAGTGATTTATCCTGGTATTCTTCCAGGAGTTTTTGTTTAAGGGCTTGGGGGTTATCTTCAACTTCATAGGCCATGGGTAGACTCCGAAAAGGATTGTGAGTATATTTTTCTAATTTTAAAGTAAAGTTTTATAACTATTTTCAAGTTCTACAATTTTCAAGTAAATAGTTTGAATTATTTCAAAGTTTCAGAATTATTTTTGGTTATAACCATTCAAGTAATGGTTTAGAACTTATCCTATTTTAAAACCATCCCCTTATTTATGATTGTAGGACCATATATAGCAGTATTATTAATTTAATCTCAAGCTTGGAGGGGGAAAATTTAAAAAATATCTTTTTGTTCTGTTGGCACTGGTAGTTGGTTTTGGTTTTTAATTAGGGTTTTTTAATGGTTATAATGGGGATTTAGGAGAAGGAGGGAACATAAATTGATTCGGACTTTAGTTCTGTACGAAAGCAGGTATGGGTCTACCTGGGAGGCGGCTCGGATAATTTCACTTATTCTGGGCCCGTCCCGGCGCATTCCTGTCTCCCAATTCACGGAAAAACACAGGGATTATGATTTCATTGTAATGGGTGCCCCTATTTACATGGGTAAAATACATCCCAAACTACAGGATTTCATTGATAGGGAGAAAGAATGGCTCAATGAAAAGAATATAGTCCTGTTCTGCACCTGTCTGGATGGTTCTGATGGTCTACGGGTTCTCCGGAAAGTGGAGGATGATCTGGGTGGCCGGGTCATGGAACTGGGTGTTCTGGGGGGGCGCCTGGAAATGGACCGTTTAACTGAAGAGGATTTTAAGGCACTGAAGGAGTACCTCTCCCAGGTGGGTCTACCGCCTCAGGGTATGGATTTATTTAGCCAGGACGAAGTGGTTGATCTGGCCCTACGCCTGATTGATGTTCGGGACACTCTTTTAGCGAAACTTCCCATGGAAAAGCTGAAGGAGGAAGTTGAAGGTTTTTTAAAGGAACATAATACTTGCACCCTGGCCACCAGCTCACCGGGGAGGATAAGGGCCACTCCTCTAGAGTACCATTACAGTCAGGGTCATCTTTACATTCTGAGTGAGGGAGGAATGAAATTCGCCAACCTTCTTTCCAGTTCACGGGTTTCAGTCACGGTTTACGATGAATACACGGATATGAAGAGTCTCCGGGGGATGCAGATAAGTGGGCAGGCTCTGGTGGTGGAAGATGCTGCTGAATACCAGCAAGCCGTGGAGATGAGGGGACTGGAAATGGAATTCATCCGGTCATTACCGGTGGATCTTAAACTCATCAGGGTGGACATGGAGAAGGTGGAATTTTTAAACTCAAAATTTGAGAAGGAGGGATACTCCACCCGGCAGGTTTTGAATTTTTAGGATTTCCATCATATTACCACAACCTTCCGTTTTACCTTCCCATTTTTTCATTAATTTTTATTTACAATTTTATTTGCAACTTAACTTACCAGTTCCATAGCCGGCAAGGGATGTGTTTTACTGGTGAAAAATGAAAAATCTCTAAAACCCTCATAAATCACTCGTTACATGTATGGGTAGTCCCTAAAAAACAGGCATTTTAACAAAAATGAAATAACATCATATTGGTGCTTAGGGGAAGTGCGTATGCTTCGTTAAACATCTCTATAACGAAGTTCAATTTATAATGATTACTAGTGTAAAGATGAACTTTAAATGGATAGATATAAAATCAAAATAAAATAGTAGTTGATCTGCGTTCCCGTAATGTGTCAGTGTTATATAATATAAACTACCCTCTCTCCTAATGTATCCTAGAGATTCCCTTTACCTTATCAAAATCAGAATCAAAGGAAACAATTGTATCTATTTTATATTGCTTCATGAGTTGTAGAGAAACAGAATCTGCAAAAGACAACACACCATCATAGTTCAGGAAGAAACTCATGGCCTGTGAGCTTAATTCTTTGTCTATAAACTTAACTTCATGATTATCCTGGATATAATTGTACAAACGGGCACCCATCTTACCTCCCCCCAGACTGCCCACCATGGTAACTGCCTCGGAAAGAACAACAATAGAGGTCATTTTATCCTGGGCGACGATTTTGGGGAGAATTTCCCGAACCCGTGGGTGCCACTGGTCTTTTTTAATGGATGCAGCGATGAAAAAGGAGGCATCAATAAAAATCAAATCTTTTCTCCCCTTTGGGCTTTCTTTTTAAGTTTTACGGCATCAGTTTCCGGTCCCTCAACCATACCCAGGATATCCTCAATGATTACCTTTTTCCGGAACTTCAATTCCACACCATTCTCTGTGGGAATCCATTCCAGCACATCCCCAGGACCTACTTTGAATTTTTTTCTTATTTCGGCAGGAACCACTGTTTGGAAACCCTTTGAAATTTTGGTCTCAGTCATTATATCACTGTAAAATATTATAACTTTCAAAGTATTTAAAAATATAAAGTATAGTCTTTTTCAAAGTTGATGTGAATCCACATTAATTCAGTAGTAAATTGAGACCAGTTACAAAAATAGAAATCATTTTTGTAAGTTCTTGCTGAAAAATAAAAGATCTTCTTTTTTCCTGGTTTAAAATTAGTATTATGGTGCGAGTAAGAAAGAAAAAAATAAATATTTATAATTATTTTACCATTGTCCGTTGGTTTCTCCAGTAATGGCGTTTACATCCAGACTTCCCACGTAGGTACCATCGGCCTGGTTAAGAGGTACATGCCACCAGGGTGTCCCTTTAACTGTGTATAATGTAGGGGTGCCGGCCACGTAGGTTTCGCCGAAATCATCTTTTATGGCGTTAACTGCAATCTTCTGGGCTTGAGCTGCTGATATTTTCACCTTACTGGTATCATTGGTTTTAACATGGTTATTAGTGGTATGACTACTTTCATTGTGAAGTGTAGCCTTAGTCGTGGTTTTGACAACATTGATGGTGCCATCGGTGGAATTATTAACCGTCAAATTGGGCACACTGGAATTTTGAGTGGCCATAACATAGGCCACACCAGCAATAATCACTATTGCAGCCACAATCACTAAAACAATTTTCCTATCCATTTTTTCACCTCTCAAATACTTAAATTTTAGATACAAATACCTTCAAACCTTATTTTCCAAATTAAACCTTATAATTCTAATTTACAATTTATGTGCAATTTATATACATAATGACCTCAATAGATATTAACCGTGATTTTACAATATAAAAAGGATAAAAAGGATATTTTTGAGCATATGGTCCAATATGACAATTTCACATGTTTAATTGAGGGAATTAATATGTATATGGGGTGATTCTGTGAATACTACCTATTTCCGTTTATTTTTTGAAAGCCCAGGAAACTTTAACCGAGTTAAAATCGTTAATTTACTTAACCAGAGACCTTATAATATTAACCAACTGTCTAAAGAGCTTAATCTGAATTACAGGACAGTTCAACACCATATTAAAGTACTTGGAGAAAATATGATGGTTCAATCAGATAGCAATGGATATGGTGCTTTATTTTCTCTTTCTGATGAATTTGATATAGATAAATTTATGGAAATTTACAATGCATCACTGGATGAATGTGTATTGGATGAAGATGTTATGAGAAAAAAAGTGCTTAAAATGTTGAAGTAAAATTTTCAACGTTTATATTAAAAAAACCAGTGAATGTAGACCGAAATTATAAAAAAAGAATCAAACTGTTTTTCTATCGAGGGATACCGTCTTTTTCCCGCCCAGGGTTACCGCCCCATAAGGTTAAATGAATGATTATAGTATGTAGTATAATAGGTGAATATCTTGAGATGTCCAAAGTGTGGAGTAGAATATCCTGAAAATTCTGACCGCTGCCAATTCTGCGGCAACCCTAAAAACCCACCATCAGATGTTAATGATGGAAATGAGGTAAAATTAACCATAACTACAGTTGACCCCAATGCCAAAAAGAGCTATTTCATCTCCAAACTCCTGGGATTATTTGGAATAGTATTCTTCCTACCATTAGCAGTACTTTCTGGCGTATACCTCGTAACCCGTAAAGAAAAATCTGCAAAATACTGGGGATTGGCATTCATACTCATCGGGGGAATTTTCTGGGCAATAGGAATAGCAATGGTTTACACCATGGGCTATGATAAATTCCTAGCAACCTACAATCTGACCAACTATAATTTTACCAACTACGGGCTTAAATTTTAATTTAACCCTTTTTTTACCCTACTATTTACAATTTATAGAACAGTGGAGATATTGAAATGGAAAAAATAATACTTGGCCTTCCTAAAGGAAGTTTAAACAACGTTAATCGGGGAAACACTTACCAATTATTTGTAGATGCCGGTTACGAGGTTCGTGGATACGAACCCGGTAAGGAGGAAAATGAAATCACCATCTTAAATGACCCGGAAATAAAAGGATTCCTCACCAGACCACAAAGCGCACCAGTGGAACTTAACCGCCAAATACTGGATTTGGCCATCATTGGAGAAGATTGGGTCCGGGAAGAATCAGTCAACGTGGAAGGAGAACTCATAAAAAAGGTGGGAGACCTGGACTACGGCCAGACCAGGTTGAT
This region includes:
- the polX gene encoding DNA polymerase/3'-5' exonuclease PolX, which gives rise to MQNHKVASLLNRVADYLEMDDVDFRTKAYRRAAHTIETLSVDIAQIRKQGKLQKLPGVGTHIGVKIEEILDTGKLEYLENLKEQYPVDLDSLMSVEGLGPKKIKLLYHELGITNLDDLEREGKRHHIRRLKGMGAKTEAKILQNLEFARKSTGRQLLGEVMPLARKIKEKVGALEAVEEVKIAGSIRRCQETVGDIDVLTVTNHPDEVMDFFTQMDIVDEVVVKGHSKSTVRLFNGMDADIRVFKTDEFGSALVYFTGSREFNISLRKIAISMDMKLNEYGVFHQEERVAGATEEDVLKALGLDYIPPELRENTGEIEASLEGKLPQLVDYSDINGDLHVHTNWSDGKSSIMEMATGAAGRGYEYLAITDHTTLPVARGLNEKRLRQQMDKIDQVNSQLDDIVLLNGAEVNLDSVGNLDMPQNLLEGLDLVVASVHYDLHQDPEKMNERIGQALENEQVDMLAHPTGRKIKERQPSPLNIEKLLEKASDTGTILEVNSQPKRLDLKDMHIKMAVEYGCQLAINSDSHHVDSLGFLELGVATARRGWAQKKDIVNTLPRKKLWKKLGLS
- a CDS encoding ribonuclease H-like domain-containing protein, whose product is MAYEVEDNPQALKQKLLEEYQDKSLEDMKYGEELETSRGSCYCFTNHEKLEIETLTEKKVNECMASDLKLIKGIGEAKERKLKENGYNSLDDLKEHPSYGAPACELLEKLESRDVCALTDWISTRYSASHPLNLLLSSLSGAENMLFMDIETLGLSDVPLILIGVAEGDGDGLTMKQYLLRDLKEEKAALEGFLSHQEKDNVYVTFNGRSFDVPFIKSRMRFHHMEKPLNSQHLDLLYYSRRQWSNQLPNCRLQTLEKYLFGVEREDDVPSSHVPEFYLTYRETGNIGPLVPIIEHNREDVVTLARILSLLHQCADQED
- a CDS encoding flavodoxin domain-containing protein translates to MIRTLVLYESRYGSTWEAARIISLILGPSRRIPVSQFTEKHRDYDFIVMGAPIYMGKIHPKLQDFIDREKEWLNEKNIVLFCTCLDGSDGLRVLRKVEDDLGGRVMELGVLGGRLEMDRLTEEDFKALKEYLSQVGLPPQGMDLFSQDEVVDLALRLIDVRDTLLAKLPMEKLKEEVEGFLKEHNTCTLATSSPGRIRATPLEYHYSQGHLYILSEGGMKFANLLSSSRVSVTVYDEYTDMKSLRGMQISGQALVVEDAAEYQQAVEMRGLEMEFIRSLPVDLKLIRVDMEKVEFLNSKFEKEGYSTRQVLNF
- a CDS encoding type II toxin-antitoxin system VapC family toxin — protein: MIFIDASFFIAASIKKDQWHPRVREILPKIVAQDKMTSIVVLSEAVTMVGSLGGGKMGARLYNYIQDNHEVKFIDKELSSQAMSFFLNYDGVLSFADSVSLQLMKQYKIDTIVSFDSDFDKVKGISRIH
- a CDS encoding AbrB/MazE/SpoVT family DNA-binding domain-containing protein, which gives rise to MTETKISKGFQTVVPAEIRKKFKVGPGDVLEWIPTENGVELKFRKKVIIEDILGMVEGPETDAVKLKKKAQRGEKI
- a CDS encoding winged helix-turn-helix domain-containing protein — protein: MNTTYFRLFFESPGNFNRVKIVNLLNQRPYNINQLSKELNLNYRTVQHHIKVLGENMMVQSDSNGYGALFSLSDEFDIDKFMEIYNASLDECVLDEDVMRKKVLKMLK